From Anopheles darlingi chromosome 2, idAnoDarlMG_H_01, whole genome shotgun sequence, the proteins below share one genomic window:
- the LOC125959776 gene encoding mitochondrial import inner membrane translocase subunit TIM50-C-like encodes MVITRNLCNLLRSREFCYFRSYIFNTRAGSNGLNYRLKQSSLHSWSGSQILQIRSVTSGKGVTEQQHQQQAGVAAPQLLTKLFPQTAIDNAEDEARKKKEEEDEKKEKESSWKRMKFGFVFFGFSVSAFCVYSVWIFGAPDRDAEGNLIEDEFTGLPTFQQYIKRMWKSMTYYQKMIQEPSREKLLPDPLKYPYAQPPYTLVLEMKDVLVHPDWTYQTGWRFKKRPGVDKFLETLAANFEIVVFTADQGMTVFPILDALDPRGYIMYRLVRDATHFVDGHHVKNLDNLNRDLNKVIVVDWDPNSTKLHPENTLNIPRWTGNDDDSGLFDLMALLVTIATTEVEDVREVMTYYKSFDNPLAKFRENQRLLAEQLAEQAREEKQRNLPAVQRWRPSFLGGAR; translated from the exons ATGGTTATCACAAGAAATCTGTGCAACCTGCTTCGATCGCGAGAATTCTGCTATTTCCGAAGCTACATCTTCAACACTCGTGCCGGCAGCAATGGCCTGAACTATCGCCTCAAACAAAGCTCCCTGCATTCATGGAGTGGAAGCCAGATTCTTCAAATTCGCTCGGTAACCT CCGGCAAAGGGGtcaccgaacagcagcaccagcagcaggcgggTGTCGCGGCTCCCCAGCTCCTGACGAAGCTATTCCCACAGACCGCGATCGATAACGCGGAGGATGAGGCCcgcaaaaagaaggaagaagaagacgaaaagaaggagaaggaatcgTCCTGGAAGCGGATGaagttcggtttcgttttcttcggtttttccGTGTCCGCCTTCTGCGTCTATTCCGTGTGGATATTCGGAGCGCCGGATCGTGATGCCGAGGGTAACCTGATTGAGGACGAGTTTACCGGATTGCCCACGTTCCAGCAGTACATCAAACGGATGTGGAAATCAATGACCTACTACCAAAAAATGATACAAGAACCATCCCGCGAGAAGTTGCTCCCGGATCCGCTCAAGTATCCCTACGCTCAGCCTCCGTACACACTGGTTCTGGAGATGAAAGACGTACTGGTGCATCCAGACTGGACTTATCAGACCGGTTGGCGTTTCAAGAAACGGCCCGGTGTAGACAAGTTCCTCGAAACACTGGCGGCTAACTTCGAGATCGTGGTGTTCACAGCCGATCAAGGAATGACGGTATTTCCCATTTTGGATGCACTCGATCCGCGCGGCTACATCATGTACCGCCTCGTGCGCGATGCCACACACTTTGTCGATGGACATCATGTCAAAAATCTGGACAACCTCAACCGTGATCTCAACAAAGTGATCGTGGTGGATTGGGATCCAAACTCGACCAAGCTGCATCCCGAGAATACGCTCAATATTCCTCGCTGGACCGGTAATGACGATGATTCGGGATTGTTCGATCTGATGGCCCTGCTTGTAACGATTGCGACCACCGAGGTGGAGGACGTTCGCGAGGTAATGACATACTACAAATCGTTCGATAATCCGTTGGCAAAGTTCCGGGAAAATCAGCGTCTGCTGGCAGAGCAGCTGGCCGAGCAAGCACGTGAGGAAAAACAGCGCAATCTACCGGCCGTGCAACGGTGGAGACCCAGCTTTCTCGGTGGTGCACGTTGA
- the LOC125959762 gene encoding trichohyalin-like encodes MDPPDLKNASEIKEELSTEESGSWTILGKRSTSEDGSGVQIVDYDSEKEDQEPAVVDQAEISSKSRWNAESQLDESSDGISVISESDIVSGDKIVDQEDDPTPTLHFTENLNLSSTYEPLTPPYTPTSASTSPKEFKENALQVQKTGDENALERIQSVVPRSLEPVSNVKWIVFSVLATAMAAVILGNSMRLKGRVDEINFEHEKRISELELENNILKQEMNKLRHMYTRSELDEQVQRAEFEWQERLRNSEPADLASEDAAPQPEVRPQSEPIRKVPPQDTGVKRKVVWSGDEEEPMLIVDKDFVLPAFCYNQDRAVQDDLFFEYSAKYCDVKKRKIEAKQKKAEFKEKHQPKQDNYNKYINIKPNQQQPNDANAGDNGRLASPFNIDYQKAFDAIKAEGSVIVEALGSILDLSPEPEPMLSAKIVESVEPPVETITTIPDMPQPKSPGTSEGDHRPQDAREYQKPAKPGHDERREDYRKKEEQQRKSREYGGEREKYYQKEEKGKGKGDGRKEDGYDKRKQKYENNGQKRYHGSGEEHSGEQERRKMHQNGKSNEQHYKKRSHDKDDHDKDYRKKFDGEKHGDHGSGRHGSGEHYRRKHWESEEGSYLEQYKRDEYRKDKRFDRDEERYHQQKKHDDDWNGKRYKGREEYRGKREGERGSGHWQERMKDGRQEARDSQRRKAEKESNWYLERANQREEDRIFQQT; translated from the exons ATGGATCCTCCCGATCTTAAGAACGCCTCGGAGATCAAGGAAGAACTTTCCACGGAGGAGTCCGGCAGCTGGACGATTCTGGGGAAGCGGTCAACGAGCGAGGATGGCAGCGGTGTGCAAATCGTGGACTATGATTCCGAAAAGGAAGACCAGGAACCGGCCGTGGTGGACCAAGCCGAAATCTCCTCCAAAAGTCGATGGAATGCCGA ATCGCAGCTGGATGAATCATCGGATGGTATAAGCGTTATCAGCGAGAGCGATATAGTGAGTGGCGATAAAATCGTCGACCAGGAAGACGACCCGACCCCCACGCTACACTTCACTGAAAACCTGAATCTAAGCAGCACCTACGAACCCCTAACGCCTCCATACACCCCGACCAGCGCGAGTACGTCGCCCAAGGAGTTTAAGGAGAATGCCCTGCAGGTTCAGAAAACAGGAGACGAGAACGCACTAGAGCGCATTCAATCCGTCGTACCACGGTCCCTCGAGCCGGTTAGCAACGTGAAATGGATCGTGTTTAGCGTGCTGGCTACTGCGATGGCCGCTGTTATTCTGGGCAATTCGATGCGCTTGAAGGGTCGTGTggatgaaatcaattttgagCACGAGAAGCGCATTTCGGAGTTGGAGCTCGAGAACAACATCTTGAAGCAGGAAATGAACAAACTGCGCCACATGTACACACGGTCCGAACTGGATGAGCAAGTTCAGCGGGCTGAATTTGAATGGCAGGAAAGGTTACGGAACAGTGAGCCTGCCGACCTAGCTTCAGAGGATGCTGCACCACAACCGGAGGTCCGACCGCAAAGCGAACCGATTCGAAAAGTACCGCCACAAGATACGGGAGTCAAGAGGAAGGTCGTGTGGTCGGGCGACGAAGAGGAACCTATGCTAATCGTGGACAAGGACTTTGTGTTACCTGCCTTCTGCTACAACCAGGATCGGGCCGTGCAGGACGATCTGTTCTTCGAGTACAGTGCAAAGTACTGTGACGTTAAGAAACGTAAGATCGAGGCAAAGCAGAAAAAGGCGGAATTCAAAGAGAAGCATCAGCCCAAACAAGATAATTACAATAAGTACATCAACATCAAgcccaaccaacagcaaccaaaCGATGCCAATGCCGGGGATAACGGTCGTCTAGCATCGCCTTTCAACATCGACTACCAGAAGGCATTCGATGCGATCAAAGCCGAGGGTAGCGTTATTGTGGAAGCTCTAGGTAGCATACTGGATCTTTCGCCAGAACCCGAACCAATGTTGTCGGCGAAGATAGTCGAAAGTGTTGAGCCTCCTGTCGAGACGATCACCACCATTCCCGATATGCCACAACCTAAGTCACCCGGCACTTCCGAAGGTGATCATCGGCCACAAGATGCGCGTGAATaccaaaaaccagcaaaaccGGGCCACGATGAGAGGAGGGAGGATTACCGCAAGAAAGAGGAACAACAACGTAAATCCAGAGAATATGGTGGAGAGCGTGAAAAATATTAccaaaaggaggaaaaaggaaagggaaagggagacgGTCGTAAGGAGGATGGATATGATAAGAGGAAACAAAAGTACGAAAACAATGGCCAGAAACGGTATCACGGCAGTGGTGAGGAGCATTCAGGAGAgcaggagagaagaaaaatgcatcaaaatgGTAAATCTAACGAGCAGCATTACAAAAAGCGGTCGCATGATAAAGATGATCACGATAAGGATTACCGTAAAAAGTTCGACGGCGAGAAGCACGGTGACCATGGTAGTGGCAGGCATGGAAGTGGAGAACACTACCGTCGAAAGCACTGGGAATCGGAGGAAGGATCGTATCTTGAGCAATACAAACGGGACGAGTATCGCAAGGACAAACGATTCGATCGTGACGAAGAACGCTAtcaccagcagaagaagcacgacgacgattggaATGGCAAAAGGTATAAAGGGCGAGAGGAATACCGGGGAAAACGGGAGGGCGAGCGTGGTTCCGGCCACTGGCAGGAGCGTATGAAAGATGGTCGACAGGAGGCCAGAGATAGTCAGCGGAGGAAGGCTGAAAAGGAAAGTAACTGGTACTTGGAGCGGGCGAATCAGCGGGAAGAGGATCGTATCTTTCAGCAAACATAG
- the LOC125959761 gene encoding tyrosine-protein phosphatase non-receptor type 9 isoform X2, producing the protein MAQETAVKQFIDRINSSNNDPNRKAVTPAVATRFLLARKYDIARALSLYEQHELIRQREGLYGFDPMSNPLRTELETGKFTILPGRDSSGAAIALFTANLHYPMTVTHKTTLQGVVYQLDVALQSTETQKAGLVFIYDMSTSKYSNFDYDLSQKILTLLKGGYPARLKKVLIVTAPLWFKAPFKILRLFVREKLRERVFTVSIPQLSLHVPRESLPVRLGGTLEVDHSSWLLHCYKSMTNREDEIIATTGQQQQPPGQTTSGLAESKATVVVRGTSPVMGSAGITAISTGVSALDAHHSSTASASDLAGVDYGHRTQSPSHNGALVDDHHINVEETGDLVATGVNQHQLAGHHHQHTNTSELWTENPPSSASSGFSDDDSLAGAEGDPKTIEQIVQMVRERGKVGLIREYAEIKARAPDGTFTHAKLKNNLAKNRYTDVLCYDHSRVVLSQEDDDPSTDYINANFVDGYKQKNAYISTQGPLPKTSYDFWRMVWEQHCLLIVMTTRVMERSRAKCGQYWEPVEGGVAEYGFYHIRTLSIETNEDYTVVELEIRNTKTDEVRCVSHWQFTSWPDYGVPSSAKAMLNFLQRAREKQAEMVRSLGDLWAGHPRGPPIVVHCSAGIGRTGTFITLDICISRLEDVGTADIKGTVEKIRSQRAYSIQMPDQYVFCHLALIEYALSRSLLQSVDLSEFDDREDESD; encoded by the exons atGGCCCAGGAAACG GCTGTGAAACAGTTTATCGATCGCATCAATAGTTCAAACAACGATCCGAATCGGAAAGCTGTAACGCCAGCAGTTGCAACGAGATTTCTACTAGCACGCAAATATGACATCGCCAGGGCATTGTCTCTATACGAACAGCATGAGCTGATTCGACAGCGAGAAGGATTGTACGGGTTTGACCCAATGAGCAACCCTCTGCGAACTGAGCTGGAGACCGGCAAGTTTACTATACTG CCCGGACGCGATTCTAGCGGAGCAGCAATTGCCCTATTTACGGCCAACTTGCACTACCCAATGACggtgacacacaaaaccacTCTGCAGGGCGTCGTGTATCAGCTGGATGTTGCCTTGCAAAGCACTGAAACGCAAAAGGCTGGCTTAGTGTTCATATACGATATGAGCACCTCCAAGTATTCCAACTTTGATTACGATCTGTCGCAGAAAATTTTAACTCTATTGAAG GGTGGCTATCCGGCACGCTTGAAAAAAGTTCTTATCGTTACGGCACCGCTGTGGTTTAAGGCTCCATTTAAGATTCTTCGACTTTTCGTCCGGGAAAAATTGCGTGAACGGGTGTTTACTGTCTCAATACCACAGTTGAGCCTGCATGTTCCTCGAGAGTCTCTTCCAGTACGATTAGGTGGTACGTTAGAAGTCGACCATTCCTCATG GTTGCTGCATTGTTACAAATCGATGACGAATCGTGAGGACGAAATAATTGCCACTAcagggcagcaacagcagcctccAGGACAGACTACCAGCGGCCTCGCCGAATCGAAGGCGACGGTCGTAGTGAGAGGCACAAGTCCTGTGATGGGAAGTGCCGGAATAACGGCAATTTCTACCGGTGTATCTGCGCTTGATGCTCACCATTCGTCGACCGCTTCTGCATCAGACCTGGCGGGTGTAGATTACGGCCATCGAACGCAATCACCATCACACAATGGTGCACTTGTAGACGATCATCACATAAATGTGGAGGAAACCGGTGATCTTGTTGCAACGGGCGTGAACCAGCATCAACTTGCggggcaccatcatcagcataccAACACAAGCGAACTGTGGACGGAAAATCCACCGAGTAGTGCTTCTTCTGGGTTCAGTGATGACGACAGTCTGGCGGGGGCAGAAGGAGATCCAAAAACTATAGAACAAATCGTGCAAATGGTTCGCGAGCGCGGCAAGGTCGGTTTGATACGAGAGTATGCCGAAATCAAAGCTCGCGCACCCGACGGTACCTTTACCCATGCAAA ATTGAAAAATAACCTGGCGAAGAACCGTTACACAGATGTGCTCTGCTACGATCACAGTCGAGTAGTGCTGTCCCAGGAGGACGATGATCCTTCGACGGACTACATCAATGCCAACTTTGTCGATGGATATAAGCAGAAGAACGCTTACATTTCCACCCAAGGCCCGTTACCCAAAACGTCGTATGATTTTTGGCGCATGGTTTGGGAGCAGCACTGTTTGCTGATCGTCATGACAACGCGCGTGATGGAACGCAGCCGGGCGAAATGTGGTCAGTACTGGGAACCGGTCGAAGGTGGTGTGGCCGAGTACGGTTTCTACCACATTCGAACATTGTCGATAGAAACCAACGAGGACTACACGGTAGTTGAGTTGGAAATAAGGAACACTAAG ACTGATGAGGTTAGATGCGTGTCTCACTGGCAGTTTACTAGCTGGCCTGACTACGGGGTGCCTTCGTCCGCGAAGGCCATGCTCAACTTTCTGCAGCGTGCCCGTGAGAAGCAAGCCGAAATGGTTCGGTCATTGGGCGATCTGTGGGCTGGCCATCCTCGCGGTCCCCCCATAGTGGTACACTGCAGTGCCGGTATCGGACGAACTGGCACCTTCATCACACTCGATATCTGCATATCGCGCCTGGAGGACGTAGGAACGGCTGATATTAAAGGCACGGTGGAGAAAATTCGGTCTCAGCGAGCTTATTCGATCCAGATGCCGGACCAATACGTGTTTTGTCATTTAGCGCTTATCGAGTATGCACTTTCGCGCTCGTTGCTACAATCAGTGGATCTGTCCGAGTTTGATGATCGCGAAGATGAATCAGATTga
- the LOC125959789 gene encoding tubulin-folding cofactor B-like, which produces MDEIVRLNISNSHNDAVSFEQKFNRTISIPELKSKLQMLTGTSAAGMALELYRDNKLLNTIVDSDEHPTLADYPVRDGMRIHVTGCCLWQTDAPVPKFELSQEEYDGRRDSLRSFLKQNRLGKYSEESLAKSEAPGTEETDSKMKLAAVGARCRVQTKFVPPRLGEIMYAGRLPGKCGYFVGVKFDEPVGVNDGSVDGKRYFQCAPKYGSFVALEAVEVGDFPALACPLDDEL; this is translated from the exons ATGGATGAAATCGTTCGCCTCAACATAAGCAACTCGCATAACGATGCTGTTtcatttgagcaaaaatttaACCGCACAATCTCTATCCCGGAGTTGAAG AGTAAGCTACAAATGCTAACAGGAACGAGCGCGGCTGGCATGGCGCTGGAATTGTACAGGGACAATAAATTGCTTAACACAATCGTCGACTCCGACGAACACCCTACTCTGGCAGATTACCCCGTGCGTGATGGAATGCGCATCCATGTGACGGGATGCTGCCTGTGGCAGACGGATGCACCGGttcccaaatttgaactttcgCAAGAGGAGTACGATGGTCGGAGGGACAGTTTACGCAGTTTCTTAAAGCAGAATCGTTTGGGAAAGTACAGCGAAGAATCTCTAGCAAAAAGCGAAGCTCCTGGCACTGAGGAAACGGATAGTAAAATGAAGCTCGCGGCGGTCGGAGCTAGGTGTCGGGTACAAACAAAGTTCGTCCCTCCACGACTAGGAGAGATTATGTACGCGGGACGATTGCCGGGGAAATGCGGGTATTTTGTTGGCGTGAAATTTGATGAACCCGTCGGAGTGAACGACGGTTCCGTCGACGGAAAACGGTACTTTCAATGTGCCCCAAAGTACGGCAGCTTCGTTGCGCTGGAAGCGGTAGAAGTAGGCGACTTTCCAGCTCTTGCATGTCCCCTAGACGATGAACTGTAA
- the LOC125959761 gene encoding tyrosine-protein phosphatase non-receptor type 9 isoform X1 translates to MKKKNKVTVMDLVLLWALKAVKQFIDRINSSNNDPNRKAVTPAVATRFLLARKYDIARALSLYEQHELIRQREGLYGFDPMSNPLRTELETGKFTILPGRDSSGAAIALFTANLHYPMTVTHKTTLQGVVYQLDVALQSTETQKAGLVFIYDMSTSKYSNFDYDLSQKILTLLKGGYPARLKKVLIVTAPLWFKAPFKILRLFVREKLRERVFTVSIPQLSLHVPRESLPVRLGGTLEVDHSSWLLHCYKSMTNREDEIIATTGQQQQPPGQTTSGLAESKATVVVRGTSPVMGSAGITAISTGVSALDAHHSSTASASDLAGVDYGHRTQSPSHNGALVDDHHINVEETGDLVATGVNQHQLAGHHHQHTNTSELWTENPPSSASSGFSDDDSLAGAEGDPKTIEQIVQMVRERGKVGLIREYAEIKARAPDGTFTHAKLKNNLAKNRYTDVLCYDHSRVVLSQEDDDPSTDYINANFVDGYKQKNAYISTQGPLPKTSYDFWRMVWEQHCLLIVMTTRVMERSRAKCGQYWEPVEGGVAEYGFYHIRTLSIETNEDYTVVELEIRNTKTDEVRCVSHWQFTSWPDYGVPSSAKAMLNFLQRAREKQAEMVRSLGDLWAGHPRGPPIVVHCSAGIGRTGTFITLDICISRLEDVGTADIKGTVEKIRSQRAYSIQMPDQYVFCHLALIEYALSRSLLQSVDLSEFDDREDESD, encoded by the exons atgaagaaaaagaataagGTTACAGTTATGGATCTTGTTTTGCTGTGGGCGTTGAAG GCTGTGAAACAGTTTATCGATCGCATCAATAGTTCAAACAACGATCCGAATCGGAAAGCTGTAACGCCAGCAGTTGCAACGAGATTTCTACTAGCACGCAAATATGACATCGCCAGGGCATTGTCTCTATACGAACAGCATGAGCTGATTCGACAGCGAGAAGGATTGTACGGGTTTGACCCAATGAGCAACCCTCTGCGAACTGAGCTGGAGACCGGCAAGTTTACTATACTG CCCGGACGCGATTCTAGCGGAGCAGCAATTGCCCTATTTACGGCCAACTTGCACTACCCAATGACggtgacacacaaaaccacTCTGCAGGGCGTCGTGTATCAGCTGGATGTTGCCTTGCAAAGCACTGAAACGCAAAAGGCTGGCTTAGTGTTCATATACGATATGAGCACCTCCAAGTATTCCAACTTTGATTACGATCTGTCGCAGAAAATTTTAACTCTATTGAAG GGTGGCTATCCGGCACGCTTGAAAAAAGTTCTTATCGTTACGGCACCGCTGTGGTTTAAGGCTCCATTTAAGATTCTTCGACTTTTCGTCCGGGAAAAATTGCGTGAACGGGTGTTTACTGTCTCAATACCACAGTTGAGCCTGCATGTTCCTCGAGAGTCTCTTCCAGTACGATTAGGTGGTACGTTAGAAGTCGACCATTCCTCATG GTTGCTGCATTGTTACAAATCGATGACGAATCGTGAGGACGAAATAATTGCCACTAcagggcagcaacagcagcctccAGGACAGACTACCAGCGGCCTCGCCGAATCGAAGGCGACGGTCGTAGTGAGAGGCACAAGTCCTGTGATGGGAAGTGCCGGAATAACGGCAATTTCTACCGGTGTATCTGCGCTTGATGCTCACCATTCGTCGACCGCTTCTGCATCAGACCTGGCGGGTGTAGATTACGGCCATCGAACGCAATCACCATCACACAATGGTGCACTTGTAGACGATCATCACATAAATGTGGAGGAAACCGGTGATCTTGTTGCAACGGGCGTGAACCAGCATCAACTTGCggggcaccatcatcagcataccAACACAAGCGAACTGTGGACGGAAAATCCACCGAGTAGTGCTTCTTCTGGGTTCAGTGATGACGACAGTCTGGCGGGGGCAGAAGGAGATCCAAAAACTATAGAACAAATCGTGCAAATGGTTCGCGAGCGCGGCAAGGTCGGTTTGATACGAGAGTATGCCGAAATCAAAGCTCGCGCACCCGACGGTACCTTTACCCATGCAAA ATTGAAAAATAACCTGGCGAAGAACCGTTACACAGATGTGCTCTGCTACGATCACAGTCGAGTAGTGCTGTCCCAGGAGGACGATGATCCTTCGACGGACTACATCAATGCCAACTTTGTCGATGGATATAAGCAGAAGAACGCTTACATTTCCACCCAAGGCCCGTTACCCAAAACGTCGTATGATTTTTGGCGCATGGTTTGGGAGCAGCACTGTTTGCTGATCGTCATGACAACGCGCGTGATGGAACGCAGCCGGGCGAAATGTGGTCAGTACTGGGAACCGGTCGAAGGTGGTGTGGCCGAGTACGGTTTCTACCACATTCGAACATTGTCGATAGAAACCAACGAGGACTACACGGTAGTTGAGTTGGAAATAAGGAACACTAAG ACTGATGAGGTTAGATGCGTGTCTCACTGGCAGTTTACTAGCTGGCCTGACTACGGGGTGCCTTCGTCCGCGAAGGCCATGCTCAACTTTCTGCAGCGTGCCCGTGAGAAGCAAGCCGAAATGGTTCGGTCATTGGGCGATCTGTGGGCTGGCCATCCTCGCGGTCCCCCCATAGTGGTACACTGCAGTGCCGGTATCGGACGAACTGGCACCTTCATCACACTCGATATCTGCATATCGCGCCTGGAGGACGTAGGAACGGCTGATATTAAAGGCACGGTGGAGAAAATTCGGTCTCAGCGAGCTTATTCGATCCAGATGCCGGACCAATACGTGTTTTGTCATTTAGCGCTTATCGAGTATGCACTTTCGCGCTCGTTGCTACAATCAGTGGATCTGTCCGAGTTTGATGATCGCGAAGATGAATCAGATTga